ACGTGGTTCCGCGGTCGGTCAATCGATGTCGCGACGACGCCCCTTCGGCACCTGCGAGCGCAACTCGCCGTGGAGGTAGAGGCCGACGCCGATAGGTTCGACGTCGCCGGCGAGGTCGTGGCTGACTATCAGGTAGCCCCAGTCGCCGTCCCAGTCGAGGGACTGGTCCTCGCCCGCGACGAACCGGCGGGCCTGCTCGTCGTCGAGGTGGACGACGTTCTCGGTGGCCGCGCGACCGAACCGCTGGACGGCGTCGGTCGTCGGCTTCCAGTGTTCCTGCCTGACGCGGAGGAACACCATCCCGAGGGCCTCCACGTCGATGCCGTCGGGCGCGTCGCCCGCGTACGCCCAGAGCTTCCCCGACCCCTTCTCCCAGAACGTGTACCCGTCGAACGTCTCGCGGGGGACGCCGAACCGCTCCGCCCAGTAGTCGAGAATCGCCTCGCGGGAGGGACGACCCTCGACCACCCGGTCGGCAGCCGTCTCCGGGAGGCGTTCGAAGACGTGGCTGCGGTTCTCCCGGAGGCCCGCGTCCTCGCTCGGCTCGTCGTAGGTCGCGAAGTCCTCGCGGCTCATCCGGTCACCTCCAGTTTCGCACAGAAGAACCCGCCAGTGTCGTTCAGGTGCGGCCAGACGCGTTTCGCGCGCTCGACCGACGGGTCGTACTCGTCGCCCTTCCACTCGGTGACGCCCGGCCGAGTGTCGAGCGGTACGTCGAACTCGACCAGTTCGCACGGCTCCTCGCCGAGGACGTGGTCGAGGACGGCCTCGTTCTCCTCGGGGGCGAACGTGCACGTCGAGTAGACGACGGTGCCGCCGGGACGGGTGGTCTGGATGGCACGCCGGAGGATGTCTCGCTGGACCGACGCTATCTGTCGGATGCGGCCGAGCGACCACTCGTCGAGCGCGTCGGGGTTCTTCCGAATCGTCCCCTCGCAGGAGCAGGGCACGTCGACGAGCGCCCGGTCGAACAGCGGTTCCTCCTGGCCGTCGTGGCTGTCGTCGCCCCCATCGCCGCCGTCCCCCTCGTCGGGCGTGAACGGGCCGAGCGAGAGGTTGCGCGCGTCCTGGTTGGTGACGACGAGGTTCGTCACGCCGCAGCGCTCGGCGTTCGAACGCAGCGCCGAGAGGCGGCCGAGGTTGTTGTCGTTGGCGACGAGCGTCCCGGTGTCGTCCATCATCGCCGCGAGCTGGGTCGTCTTGCTCCCCGGCGCGGCACACGGGTCGAGGACGCGTTCGTCCGGTTCGGGGGCACAGACGAGCGCCGGGAGGGCGCTCACCTCCTCCTGACCGTAGAGCCAGCCGTGGAAGTACGGCCACGAGGTGCCCGGCGAGTCCGAGTCGAGGCGGAGGAGTTCGGGGTACCAGTCGGCCTGCTCGTAGTCGTGCCCGTCGTCGTCGAGGGCGCGTCTCGCCCGGTCGACGGAGGTCTTGACGGTGTTGACGCGGACCACCGAGGGGAGCCGCCGCTCGCAGGCCGCCCGGAAGGCGGCCACGTCGTCGACGAGCGGGTCGTAGCGCTCCAGTACCATACGCGGCGTACCCGGCGGCCGCGTTTGTGCGTTTCCATCCGACCGACGGACACCACGGTCGTCCGAGTCACGGCCTCCCTCCGGCACACATAGCGTTAACCCACCACCGACCCTCTGTCGAACTATGGCACGCATCGACGTCCAGAGCGACACCGAACTCGACTCGCCGACGCTCGTCGAGGGGTTGCCGGGCCTCGGCCTCGTGGGGAAGATCGCCGGGGACCACCTCGTCTCCTCCCTGGACCTCGACTACTACGCGGGGGTCCACTGCGAGGGCATCCCGCAGGTCAGCGTCTACCGGGCGAACTCCTCGGACCTCATGCCGCCCGTCCGCCTGTACGCGAACGACGACGGCACGTTTCTCGTCCTCCAGAGCGACATCCCCGTCTCACCGCAGGCCGCGGGAGGGTTCGCCGAGTGCATCACCTCCTGGATCGCCGAGAACGACGTGACGCCGCTCTACGTCTCCGGGCTCCCGAGCGAGAAGGAGGCGGACGTCCCGGACGTCTACGGCATCGCGACGGGCGAGGGGTCCGACCTGCTCGACGACGCGGGCATCGTCCCGCCACCTGAGGGGGGTCTCGTGAGCGGCCCGACCGGCGCGCTGCTCGCCGAAGCGAGTGAACAGGGCGTCACGGGCGTCGGCCTCATCGCCGAGGCGAGCAGCCAGTTCCCGGACCCGGAGGCC
This region of Halomarina salina genomic DNA includes:
- a CDS encoding proteasome assembly chaperone family protein, which codes for MARIDVQSDTELDSPTLVEGLPGLGLVGKIAGDHLVSSLDLDYYAGVHCEGIPQVSVYRANSSDLMPPVRLYANDDGTFLVLQSDIPVSPQAAGGFAECITSWIAENDVTPLYVSGLPSEKEADVPDVYGIATGEGSDLLDDAGIVPPPEGGLVSGPTGALLAEASEQGVTGVGLIAEASSQFPDPEAARSVLEYGVEPLADVEVDTDDLVEQAEDIREARERLAERMQQAEADESSQAQPLRMFQ
- a CDS encoding RsmB/NOP family class I SAM-dependent RNA methyltransferase; translation: MVLERYDPLVDDVAAFRAACERRLPSVVRVNTVKTSVDRARRALDDDGHDYEQADWYPELLRLDSDSPGTSWPYFHGWLYGQEEVSALPALVCAPEPDERVLDPCAAPGSKTTQLAAMMDDTGTLVANDNNLGRLSALRSNAERCGVTNLVVTNQDARNLSLGPFTPDEGDGGDGGDDSHDGQEEPLFDRALVDVPCSCEGTIRKNPDALDEWSLGRIRQIASVQRDILRRAIQTTRPGGTVVYSTCTFAPEENEAVLDHVLGEEPCELVEFDVPLDTRPGVTEWKGDEYDPSVERAKRVWPHLNDTGGFFCAKLEVTG
- a CDS encoding DUF7122 family protein; protein product: MSREDFATYDEPSEDAGLRENRSHVFERLPETAADRVVEGRPSREAILDYWAERFGVPRETFDGYTFWEKGSGKLWAYAGDAPDGIDVEALGMVFLRVRQEHWKPTTDAVQRFGRAATENVVHLDDEQARRFVAGEDQSLDWDGDWGYLIVSHDLAGDVEPIGVGLYLHGELRSQVPKGRRRDID